The genomic window TTTTAGATATATCTACAGATGTCGATGATGTTGAATTTCAACCTAGCCTTGCTTATAAAACCTGGGAAGAATGGGTATAAAGCAGTTGCGTTTCTGATATAATATTCAAAATAATCAGGGCTGTTCTTAACCTATACGTAGTTTGCTAATATCCTCATTTGACCTTGCAAAGGTGATTATATTAGTATGACTTCGGCTTTTAGTTTTTTCCTGACATAGAGAGTTCTCGATATAAAAGCTATAGAGAATGAAACAAATAGAGGTATTGTGAAAGAGGATCCCTATTTAGAAGTAAAAAGACACTTAGCTCGTGAAGCTGCTGCTTTAGTGACCTCCGGAATGCTTTTAGGATTGGGAAGTGGTTCGACCTCTAGAGAGTTTATTAGAGCTGTTTCTGCAAAGCAGAAAAAAGAGAACCTAGATATTCGTGCTGTAGCATCTTCAAAAGAATCCTATTCTCTAGCCAGTAGTTTGGGTATTCCTTTAATTGATGATGAAGAATTCACTGAAACCGATCTTGCTGTTGATGGTGCTGACGAAATAGATCCCCAGCTACGTATGATCAAAGGTGGAGGCGGAGCTATGTTTCGAGAAAAGATTCTACTACAGTCGAGCCGGCGATGTTTAATACTTGCTGATGAGAGTAAAAGTGTTGAGGTATTAGGAAAATTCGGTGTTCCTGTAGAGATCAGTCCTTTTGGAAGGTCTTCTATTGTTGCTGCGTTGGAAAATCTTGGATATCAGGGTCATCTAAGAAAGAATCCTCGTGGGGGACTTTTTATCACTAATAACGGGAATTATATTTACGATATTCATACTCCGAATGTATATCCTCATCCCGAGGAAGATCTTCTGAAGCTATTACAAATTCATGGTATTATTGAAGTGGGGTTTGTTATAGCGAATGTAGAAGTATGGTTTGGTTATACCAACGGTCAAATTGGTAAGAAAAATACTGGTAAAGTATGAGTATAGAGAAAGAATTGCTCCAAGATACCCCTTTGGTTTTGCTTAACTTTTACAAGTTAGTTAGCTTTTGTCATTACGCAGGAATTATCCTGGGTACCGATGAGAAGAAATTTGCGATATACGG from Chlamydia sp. 04-14 includes these protein-coding regions:
- the rpiA gene encoding ribose 5-phosphate isomerase A — encoded protein: MKEDPYLEVKRHLAREAAALVTSGMLLGLGSGSTSREFIRAVSAKQKKENLDIRAVASSKESYSLASSLGIPLIDDEEFTETDLAVDGADEIDPQLRMIKGGGGAMFREKILLQSSRRCLILADESKSVEVLGKFGVPVEISPFGRSSIVAALENLGYQGHLRKNPRGGLFITNNGNYIYDIHTPNVYPHPEEDLLKLLQIHGIIEVGFVIANVEVWFGYTNGQIGKKNTGKV